In the Gymnodinialimonas sp. 202GB13-11 genome, one interval contains:
- a CDS encoding class II glutamine amidotransferase, which produces MCRWAAYLGQPIFIEDLVSAPGHSLIEQSRRATECKTATNADGFGLAWYGDRPEAGLYRDVYPAWSDPNLAALCRTVKSPAFLAHVRASTGAATSRNNCHPFAHGRWSFMHNGQIGGFDGFRRRADMGVSEALYPHRKGATDSELLFLYALEAGLDADPVGAMTQAHLMLRDMSITHGTAPHLRSSAAWSDGQRLFALRLSSDHIAPSVYYRWSASRAGWAVVSEPLEVGQGGWTELPPGHVAVFEGDRVGVQMMERQAA; this is translated from the coding sequence ATGTGTCGGTGGGCGGCTTATTTAGGGCAACCGATTTTCATTGAGGACCTCGTCAGTGCGCCGGGTCATTCTCTGATCGAGCAATCGCGGCGCGCGACGGAGTGTAAGACGGCCACCAATGCCGATGGATTCGGGCTGGCCTGGTACGGGGACCGGCCAGAGGCAGGGCTTTATCGTGATGTCTACCCGGCCTGGTCTGATCCGAACCTGGCTGCCCTGTGCCGGACTGTGAAATCGCCCGCCTTTCTCGCCCATGTCCGCGCGTCCACAGGGGCCGCGACCAGCCGCAACAATTGCCACCCCTTTGCCCATGGGCGGTGGAGCTTCATGCATAACGGCCAGATCGGGGGCTTTGACGGGTTCCGGCGGCGGGCGGATATGGGGGTGAGTGAGGCGCTCTACCCGCATCGCAAAGGTGCGACCGACAGCGAGTTACTTTTTCTTTACGCTTTGGAGGCAGGCTTGGACGCAGATCCTGTCGGGGCCATGACACAAGCGCATCTCATGCTGCGCGATATGTCCATCACTCACGGAACGGCCCCTCATTTGCGATCCTCCGCGGCGTGGAGCGACGGACAAAGGCTATTTGCCCTTCGCCTTTCGTCTGACCACATCGCGCCATCGGTCTACTACCGCTGGAGCGCCAGCCGGGCCGGTTGGGCCGTGGTGAGCGAGCCGCTGGAGGTTGGGCAGGGCGGGTGGACGGAATTGCCACCCGGCCATGTGGCCGTGTTCGAGGGCGACCGGGTCGGGGTGCAGATGATGGAGCGCCAGGCCGCCTAG
- the arsC gene encoding arsenate reductase (glutaredoxin) (This arsenate reductase requires both glutathione and glutaredoxin to convert arsenate to arsenite, after which the efflux transporter formed by ArsA and ArsB can extrude the arsenite from the cell, providing resistance.), translated as MIVIHHNPDCGTSRNVLAIIRATGIEPHVIPYLDKGWTRPHLLSLFATAGLTPRDALRTSKSPAVELGLTDPLIDDETLIAAMLDHPILVNRPFVCTTKGVALCRPSHTVVRLLPAEPQSPVHDEAGDLIWPLP; from the coding sequence ATGATCGTTATCCATCACAACCCAGACTGCGGCACATCGCGCAATGTGCTGGCGATCATCCGCGCAACCGGCATCGAACCTCATGTCATCCCCTATCTCGACAAAGGCTGGACGCGTCCCCACCTCCTGTCGCTTTTTGCCACGGCCGGCCTTACGCCTCGCGATGCACTTCGCACCTCGAAATCCCCAGCGGTAGAGCTTGGGCTGACGGATCCCTTGATAGATGACGAGACGCTGATCGCGGCGATGCTCGATCACCCGATCCTCGTGAACCGGCCTTTCGTCTGCACGACCAAAGGCGTGGCCCTGTGCCGCCCTTCCCATACAGTGGTTCGCCTACTGCCCGCCGAACCCCAAAGCCCGGTCCATGATGAGGCCGGTGACCTGATCTGGCCCCTTCCATGA
- a CDS encoding DUF6356 family protein produces the protein MINRVFLDHPQSVDETYLEHAAFAGKFSGRLFLAAFAAAVHAVIPCLFEKTASRMIADMYAKTHNRGQ, from the coding sequence ATGATCAACCGCGTCTTTCTTGACCATCCGCAAAGCGTGGATGAGACCTATCTGGAGCATGCCGCATTTGCCGGGAAGTTCAGCGGCAGGCTGTTTCTGGCGGCGTTCGCGGCGGCCGTTCATGCGGTGATCCCGTGTCTGTTTGAAAAGACGGCCAGCCGGATGATCGCGGATATGTACGCCAAGACGCACAATCGAGGGCAGTGA
- a CDS encoding Lrp/AsnC family transcriptional regulator encodes MTTLDETDRRILARLQLRCDEPLDDLGQHIGLSRNAVWRRIKALEERGILKDRVALVNPAAVGLGLMVFIQVRAAHHSADWLDQFRRAVRAIPEILGVYRMTGDLDYLIRARVSDMADYDRLYQRLIEMVEMGDVSASFVMEELKEGQALPL; translated from the coding sequence ATGACAACACTTGATGAAACCGACCGCCGAATCCTCGCCCGTTTGCAACTTAGATGTGATGAGCCGCTGGACGATCTGGGCCAACATATCGGCCTGTCCCGCAATGCCGTCTGGCGTCGGATCAAGGCGTTGGAGGAACGAGGCATCCTCAAAGACCGTGTCGCTTTGGTCAACCCCGCCGCCGTCGGCCTTGGCCTGATGGTGTTCATCCAGGTCCGCGCGGCGCACCATTCTGCCGACTGGCTCGACCAATTCCGCCGGGCCGTACGCGCAATCCCCGAGATCCTCGGCGTCTACCGGATGACCGGCGACCTCGATTATCTGATCCGCGCGCGTGTGTCGGACATGGCCGATTACGACCGTCTCTATCAGCGCCTAATCGAAATGGTCGAGATGGGCGATGTCTCCGCTAGCTTCGTGATGGAGGAGTTGAAAGAGGGGCAGGCCCTGCCCCTCTAA
- a CDS encoding NADP-dependent isocitrate dehydrogenase, whose protein sequence is MTKIKVDNPIVEMDGDEMTRIMWAFIKDKLILPYLDIDLLYYDLGIEARDETEDQITIDAAEKTKEVGVAVKCATITPDEARVEEFGLKKMWRSPNGTIRNILGGVIFRQPIICRNVPRLVPGWTQPIVVGRHAFGDQYKATDMKFPGAGTLTMKFTGDDGTEVEHEVYKADGPGVFMSMYNIDKSIYDFARASFNYGLNLGWPVYLSTKNTILKQYDGRFLEIFAEVYEAEFKEQFEEKKIWYEHRLIDDMVACAIKWNGGFVWACKNYDGDVQSDVVAQGFGSLGMMASVLMTPDGKIVESEAAHGTVTRHYRNHQEGKATSTNSIASIYAWTGGLKHRAKLDENAKLLEFAETLERVIVETVESGFMTKDLALLVGPDQKWLTTMGFLEKIDENLNKALAG, encoded by the coding sequence ATGACCAAAATCAAAGTAGACAACCCCATCGTCGAGATGGACGGCGACGAGATGACCCGCATCATGTGGGCCTTCATCAAGGACAAGTTGATCCTGCCCTATCTCGACATCGACCTGCTCTACTATGACCTCGGCATCGAGGCCCGAGACGAGACCGAAGACCAGATCACCATCGACGCGGCTGAGAAGACCAAGGAAGTTGGCGTCGCCGTCAAATGCGCGACGATCACGCCGGATGAAGCCCGCGTCGAGGAATTCGGCCTCAAGAAGATGTGGCGCTCGCCCAACGGCACGATCCGCAACATCCTGGGCGGCGTGATCTTCCGCCAGCCCATCATCTGCAGAAACGTCCCCCGCCTTGTGCCCGGCTGGACCCAGCCCATCGTCGTGGGCCGCCATGCCTTTGGCGACCAGTACAAAGCCACCGACATGAAATTCCCCGGGGCTGGCACGCTCACTATGAAATTCACCGGTGATGACGGCACCGAAGTGGAACACGAGGTCTACAAGGCCGACGGCCCCGGCGTCTTCATGTCGATGTATAACATCGACAAATCGATCTACGATTTCGCCCGCGCCTCGTTCAACTACGGCCTGAACCTCGGTTGGCCCGTCTATCTCAGCACCAAGAACACCATCCTCAAGCAATACGATGGCCGCTTCTTGGAGATCTTCGCCGAGGTCTACGAGGCCGAATTCAAAGAGCAATTCGAAGAAAAGAAGATCTGGTACGAACACCGCTTGATCGACGACATGGTCGCCTGCGCGATCAAATGGAACGGCGGCTTTGTCTGGGCCTGCAAGAATTACGATGGTGATGTGCAATCCGATGTCGTGGCTCAGGGCTTCGGCAGCCTCGGCATGATGGCCTCCGTCCTGATGACGCCCGACGGCAAGATCGTCGAGTCCGAGGCCGCCCACGGCACCGTCACCCGCCACTACCGCAACCATCAGGAAGGCAAGGCAACCTCAACCAATTCCATCGCGTCGATCTACGCTTGGACCGGCGGACTTAAGCATCGCGCAAAGCTCGATGAGAACGCCAAACTGCTGGAATTCGCCGAAACGCTGGAACGTGTGATCGTGGAGACCGTGGAATCAGGCTTCATGACCAAGGACCTCGCGCTTCTGGTCGGCCCCGATCAGAAATGGCTCACCACGATGGGCTTCCTTGAGAAGATCGACGAGAACCTGAACAAGGCGCTGGCTGGCTAA
- a CDS encoding NADP-dependent isocitrate dehydrogenase: protein MTNPDIIYTKVDEAPELASASLLPIIQRFASAAGITVGTKDISLAGRILATFPEHLNEDQRIPDDLAALGELVKTPEANVIKLPNISASVPQLVAAIEELQAKGYALPNYPEDPQTDDEKAIRAKYDGIKGSAVNPVLREGNSDRRAAAAVKSYAQNNPHRMGEWTADSKTRVASMSGGDFRSNEVSATLKHATGAKIVLETENGTTVLKDGLSYPAGTVVDATYMSAAALDTFLAEEIEKTKAEGVLFSLHMKATMMKVSDPIIFGHAVKTFLAPVFEQFGDEMAALGVNPNSGLGDLLERVNGNSEIMSAIDATMADRPPMYMVDSDRGITNLHVPSDVIIDASMPALIRAGGKGWGPDGKEADAVCVIPDNSYAPVYDESIAFFKANGALNPATAGTVQNLGLMAQKAEEYGSHPTTFEIAEAGTVKMILDDGTVLHQHDVQPGDIWRSASARKAPIEDWVQLAISRQKATGYRSIFWLDETRAHDAQLIQYVRPILQAAGVADKFEIMAPREATRASLETITKGENTIAITGNVLRDYLTDLFPILELATSAKMLSIVKLMQGGGLFETGAGGSAPKHVQQLHGENHLRWDSLGEFCALGESFKFLADAKGNAKAQVLGDAVEKATQGILDDNRSPGRKVGQPDNRDSHYWFARFWAEALAGGPDADLAAEFAPVARSLAENEETIIAELDAGAGSPADTGGYFKNEGAKLTNVMRPSPTLNGIIG from the coding sequence ATGACGAACCCCGATATCATCTACACCAAGGTTGACGAAGCGCCCGAGCTGGCATCCGCCTCGCTCCTTCCCATTATTCAGCGCTTTGCCTCCGCCGCGGGCATTACCGTTGGGACCAAGGATATCAGCCTCGCGGGCCGCATCCTCGCGACCTTCCCCGAACATCTCAACGAAGATCAGCGCATCCCGGACGATCTCGCCGCCCTCGGCGAGCTGGTGAAAACACCCGAGGCCAACGTCATCAAGCTGCCCAACATCTCGGCCTCCGTCCCGCAGCTTGTCGCCGCCATCGAGGAATTGCAGGCCAAAGGCTACGCACTGCCCAACTACCCCGAGGACCCGCAGACCGACGACGAAAAAGCCATCCGCGCAAAGTATGACGGCATCAAAGGCTCCGCCGTGAACCCGGTCCTGCGCGAAGGCAATTCCGACCGCCGCGCAGCCGCTGCCGTGAAATCCTACGCTCAGAACAACCCGCACCGGATGGGCGAGTGGACGGCCGACAGCAAGACGCGTGTTGCCTCCATGTCCGGCGGCGATTTCCGGTCCAACGAGGTCTCTGCAACCCTCAAGCACGCCACCGGGGCCAAAATCGTGCTTGAAACCGAGAACGGCACAACCGTTCTCAAAGACGGCCTCTCCTACCCTGCCGGCACCGTGGTCGACGCAACTTACATGAGTGCCGCCGCTCTAGACACCTTTCTTGCCGAGGAAATCGAGAAGACCAAAGCCGAGGGTGTCCTCTTTTCGCTCCACATGAAGGCCACGATGATGAAGGTTTCCGACCCGATCATCTTCGGCCATGCCGTCAAAACCTTCCTCGCGCCGGTCTTCGAGCAATTCGGCGATGAGATGGCGGCCCTCGGCGTAAACCCCAATTCCGGCCTTGGCGACCTGCTGGAGCGTGTGAACGGCAACTCTGAGATCATGTCGGCGATCGACGCCACTATGGCCGACCGCCCTCCGATGTACATGGTCGACAGTGACCGCGGCATCACCAATCTGCACGTCCCTTCGGACGTCATCATCGACGCCTCCATGCCAGCCCTTATCCGGGCGGGCGGCAAAGGTTGGGGGCCCGACGGCAAAGAAGCCGACGCCGTCTGTGTCATCCCAGATAACAGCTATGCGCCTGTCTACGACGAGAGCATTGCGTTCTTCAAAGCCAATGGCGCGCTGAACCCCGCCACTGCGGGCACCGTGCAAAACCTTGGCCTGATGGCCCAGAAGGCCGAAGAATACGGCTCCCACCCAACGACCTTCGAGATCGCGGAGGCCGGCACCGTTAAGATGATCCTCGATGATGGCACAGTCCTGCACCAGCATGATGTGCAGCCCGGCGACATCTGGCGCTCTGCCTCCGCCCGCAAAGCCCCTATCGAAGACTGGGTGCAACTTGCGATAAGCCGTCAAAAGGCCACGGGCTACCGCTCCATTTTCTGGCTGGACGAGACCCGCGCCCATGATGCGCAGCTCATCCAATACGTGAGGCCCATTCTGCAAGCCGCTGGTGTTGCTGATAAATTCGAGATCATGGCGCCGCGCGAGGCCACCCGTGCCAGCCTTGAAACGATCACCAAAGGCGAAAACACCATCGCCATCACCGGCAACGTGCTGCGGGATTATCTGACCGACCTCTTCCCGATCCTGGAACTGGCCACATCCGCCAAGATGCTCTCCATCGTGAAGCTGATGCAGGGCGGCGGTTTGTTCGAGACCGGCGCGGGCGGCTCAGCTCCGAAGCACGTCCAGCAGCTCCATGGTGAAAACCACCTGCGCTGGGACAGTCTCGGCGAGTTCTGCGCCCTGGGCGAGAGCTTCAAGTTCCTTGCCGACGCCAAGGGCAATGCCAAGGCGCAAGTTCTTGGCGACGCCGTTGAAAAAGCAACGCAGGGCATCCTCGACGACAACCGCTCGCCCGGGCGCAAGGTCGGCCAGCCCGACAACCGCGACAGCCACTACTGGTTCGCGCGCTTTTGGGCAGAGGCGCTTGCGGGCGGCCCGGACGCTGATCTCGCTGCCGAATTCGCTCCAGTCGCGCGTTCGCTTGCAGAAAATGAAGAAACGATCATAGCGGAACTCGACGCGGGCGCAGGAAGCCCCGCAGACACCGGTGGCTACTTCAAGAACGAAGGCGCAAAACTCACCAACGTCATGCGTCCTTCCCCAACCCTGAACGGCATTATCGGATGA
- a CDS encoding YitT family protein, producing the protein MTQIDAKSEGHRHTLFEDLQALILGTTLCALGIHLLTHAGLITGQAAGLAVLLSYVSGWSFGWVFFLVNIPFYALALLRLGWRFVLKTVIGVTLLSVMAELAPHVLRLDYIHPGVAAFLAGATLGLGVLAIFRHGASLGGIGILAYYVQEKFGLRAGYVQFGVDALIFAAAFALLDPILVGWSLLGAAMVNGIVAINHRGDLYVGH; encoded by the coding sequence ATGACCCAAATTGACGCGAAATCCGAAGGCCATCGGCACACATTGTTTGAGGATTTGCAGGCCCTTATCCTTGGGACAACGCTATGTGCCCTTGGCATCCACCTGCTGACCCATGCGGGCCTGATCACCGGTCAGGCCGCGGGCCTTGCTGTCCTGCTCAGCTACGTCAGCGGCTGGTCATTCGGCTGGGTCTTTTTCTTGGTCAACATCCCATTCTACGCGCTGGCCTTGCTCCGCCTCGGCTGGCGATTTGTGCTTAAAACGGTGATTGGCGTCACGCTGCTGTCTGTCATGGCCGAGCTTGCCCCCCACGTCCTGCGCCTCGACTACATCCATCCGGGTGTCGCGGCGTTTCTCGCCGGGGCCACGCTTGGCCTGGGCGTTCTCGCCATCTTCCGCCACGGTGCGTCGCTCGGCGGGATCGGAATTCTCGCCTATTACGTGCAAGAGAAATTCGGCCTCCGCGCGGGCTACGTCCAATTCGGCGTTGACGCCCTGATCTTCGCCGCCGCCTTCGCGCTGCTTGATCCGATCCTTGTCGGCTGGTCGCTGCTCGGCGCGGCCATGGTCAACGGCATCGTCGCGATCAATCACCGCGGCGATCTGTATGTGGGGCACTAG
- a CDS encoding SDR family NAD(P)-dependent oxidoreductase produces the protein MTHPQFATYPSLKGTTVFITGGASGIGEGLVRAFAEQGARVGFVDFDLDRGEALASETGATFAPCDLRDIDALRTAFAALAGAIGPAQVLVNNAARDDRHDWKDVTPEYWDDRLNTNLRHMFFAIQAVAPSMIEAGKGSIINMGSNSWWEAGGGFPAYATAKSAVHGLTRTMARDLGRHRIRVNTVVPGWIMTDRQKELWVTDEALTAQTNRQCLPDPIDPVYVVRMALFLASDDAAMCSANNYMVEAGSI, from the coding sequence ATGACCCATCCTCAATTCGCAACTTATCCCAGCCTTAAGGGCACCACCGTCTTCATCACCGGCGGCGCATCCGGGATCGGTGAAGGGTTGGTGCGCGCTTTTGCCGAACAAGGCGCAAGGGTTGGGTTTGTCGATTTTGATCTGGACCGCGGCGAGGCGCTTGCATCCGAAACCGGCGCCACGTTCGCACCCTGCGACCTCCGCGACATCGACGCCCTGCGCACAGCCTTTGCCGCCCTGGCAGGTGCTATTGGGCCCGCGCAGGTTCTCGTCAACAATGCCGCCCGCGATGACCGGCACGATTGGAAGGATGTCACGCCGGAATATTGGGACGACCGACTGAACACCAACCTCCGCCACATGTTCTTTGCCATTCAAGCTGTCGCCCCTTCGATGATCGAGGCAGGCAAAGGCTCCATCATCAACATGGGCTCAAACTCGTGGTGGGAGGCCGGCGGTGGCTTTCCAGCTTATGCCACCGCGAAATCCGCCGTGCACGGGCTGACCCGCACCATGGCCCGCGATCTGGGCCGCCACCGCATTCGCGTGAACACCGTGGTGCCCGGCTGGATCATGACCGACCGCCAGAAAGAGCTGTGGGTGACGGATGAGGCGCTGACGGCGCAAACCAATCGCCAATGCCTGCCCGACCCGATTGACCCGGTCTATGTCGTGCGCATGGCGTTATTCCTCGCCTCCGACGACGCTGCCATGTGCTCGGCCAACAACTACATGGTCGAGGCCGGGTCGATCTAA